In one window of Arachis ipaensis cultivar K30076 chromosome B06, Araip1.1, whole genome shotgun sequence DNA:
- the LOC107604667 gene encoding pyridoxal kinase isoform X1 has translation MAPPILSLVLPSETGRVLSIQSHTVQGYVGNKSAVFPLQLLGYDVDPINSVQFSNHTGYPTFKGQVLNGQQLWELIEGLEGNDLLYYTHLLTGYIGSVSFLDTVLEVVSKLRSVNPKLIYVCDPVMGDEGKLYVPQELISVYRERVVPVASMLTPNQFEAELLTGFRIQSEDDGRKACNFLHEAGPSKVVITSINIDGTLLLIGSHEKEKGKPPKQFKIVIPKIPAYFTGTGDLMTALLLGWSNKYPDNLEITAELAVSSLQALLQRTLNDYKSAGHDPRSTSLEIRLIQSQDDIRSPEITFKAEIYS, from the exons ATGGCGCCTCCAATCCTTTCACTGGTTCTTCCCTCGGAGACTGGTCGAGTTCTCAGCATTCAATCTCACACCGTTCAG GGGTATGTTGGTAATAAATCAGCTGTCTTCCCTCTGCAACTATTGGGCTATGATGTGGATCCGATTAACTCTGTGCAGTTCTCTAATCATACAG GATACCCTACTTTTAAGGGTCAGGTTTTGAATGGACAACAACTCTGGGAACTAATAGAAGGTCTTGAAGGAAATGATTTGTTGTACTATACTCATTTATTAACAG GTTATATCGGTTCAGTCTCTTTTTTAGACACTGTATTAGAAGTTGTTAGCAAGCTTCGCTCAGTAAACCCGAAACTTATATATG TTTGTGATCCAGTGATGGGTGACGAAGGAAAACTTTATGTTCCTCAAGAGCTAATATCAGTCTATCGTGAAAGG GTTGTTCCAGTAGCTTCAATGTTAACTCCTAACCAGTTTGAAGCAGAACTACTAACAGGATTCAG GATTCAATCTGAAGATGATGGCCGGAAAGCTTGTAATTTTCTTCATGAGGCTGGACCATCAAAG GTTGTAATAACAAGTATAAATATAGACGGGACTCTTCTTCTCATTGGCAGCCATGAAAAGGAAAAG GGAAAGCCTCCCAAACAATTTAAGATTGTGATTCCAAAAATACCAGCTTACTTTACG GGAACGGGAGATCTCATGACTGCACTTCTTCTTGGTTGGAGTAAT AAATACCCTGACAACCTTGAGATTACTGCAGAACTTGCAGTATCAAGCTTGCAG GCTCTTTTGCAAAGGACACTCAATGACTACAAAAGTGCAGGTCATGATCCCCGGTCAACCAGTCTAGAGATCAGATTAATTCAAAGCCAGGATGATATTCGCAGCCCAGAAATCACATTTAAAGCTGAAATATACAGCTAA
- the LOC107604667 gene encoding pyridoxal kinase isoform X2 has translation MAPPILSLVLPSETGRVLSIQSHTVQGYVGNKSAVFPLQLLGYDVDPINSVQFSNHTGYPTFKGQVLNGQQLWELIEGLEGNDLLYYTHLLTGYIGSVSFLDTVLEVVSKLRSVNPKLIYVCDPVMGDEGKLYVPQELISVYRERVVPVASMLTPNQFEAELLTGFRIQSEDDGRKACNFLHEAGPSKVVITSINIDGTLLLIGSHEKEKGTGDLMTALLLGWSNKYPDNLEITAELAVSSLQALLQRTLNDYKSAGHDPRSTSLEIRLIQSQDDIRSPEITFKAEIYS, from the exons ATGGCGCCTCCAATCCTTTCACTGGTTCTTCCCTCGGAGACTGGTCGAGTTCTCAGCATTCAATCTCACACCGTTCAG GGGTATGTTGGTAATAAATCAGCTGTCTTCCCTCTGCAACTATTGGGCTATGATGTGGATCCGATTAACTCTGTGCAGTTCTCTAATCATACAG GATACCCTACTTTTAAGGGTCAGGTTTTGAATGGACAACAACTCTGGGAACTAATAGAAGGTCTTGAAGGAAATGATTTGTTGTACTATACTCATTTATTAACAG GTTATATCGGTTCAGTCTCTTTTTTAGACACTGTATTAGAAGTTGTTAGCAAGCTTCGCTCAGTAAACCCGAAACTTATATATG TTTGTGATCCAGTGATGGGTGACGAAGGAAAACTTTATGTTCCTCAAGAGCTAATATCAGTCTATCGTGAAAGG GTTGTTCCAGTAGCTTCAATGTTAACTCCTAACCAGTTTGAAGCAGAACTACTAACAGGATTCAG GATTCAATCTGAAGATGATGGCCGGAAAGCTTGTAATTTTCTTCATGAGGCTGGACCATCAAAG GTTGTAATAACAAGTATAAATATAGACGGGACTCTTCTTCTCATTGGCAGCCATGAAAAGGAAAAG GGAACGGGAGATCTCATGACTGCACTTCTTCTTGGTTGGAGTAAT AAATACCCTGACAACCTTGAGATTACTGCAGAACTTGCAGTATCAAGCTTGCAG GCTCTTTTGCAAAGGACACTCAATGACTACAAAAGTGCAGGTCATGATCCCCGGTCAACCAGTCTAGAGATCAGATTAATTCAAAGCCAGGATGATATTCGCAGCCCAGAAATCACATTTAAAGCTGAAATATACAGCTAA